The Coffea arabica cultivar ET-39 chromosome 2c, Coffea Arabica ET-39 HiFi, whole genome shotgun sequence genome includes the window TTTTTGATAATTTGTCTAGCCTCCCCTCATGTTTGCAAAATTGGACAAACCTCCCATGAGGTTaaggttttgataacaaaattagtccaagtcagaaaaagtaacattaaaaaagACGTTGCTTGCTTGAGTCCTAAAACTCAGGTATTCTCCCTCTGTTAATAAAGACGTCGCTTGCTTGCATGTCTAGTGATTGTTCATCAACTGTGTGTTATACAAGGATCTGCTTTTGATTGTATAAGATAGCTTCATGAGGTAAAGCAAGCTAATCAATAATGTGCATGCAGGAAGAGCTTTAATGTCCATTAAAGCATCATTCAGCAACGTAGCCAATGTGTTGCTGGACTGGAATGATATTCATAATGAAGATTTCTGCACTTGGAGAGGCGTGATATGTGGCAATCTTACCATGTCTGTTGTTGCTTTGTGAGTTTCTTCCTCTTTCTAGTAGTCTCTTGCTTGGAGCATTTTATCAGGCAGTGTTAACCGTGTAGCTTGTGGTTTCTGATTGAAGGAATTTGTCTAACCTGGATTTGGGTGGCGAAATTTCAATGGCCGTTGGAGATTTGAGAGGCTTGCAATCTCTGTATGGTTCCACTGTTGTGGTTATGATggcttagtttttatttttggtatACCAGCTTGAATCATAACATATTTTTCTAATATAATGCTGGCAGGGACCTACAGGGAAACAAGCTAACTGGTCAAATACCTGATGAGATTGGCAACTGTATCTCTTTGATCCTTCTGTAAGCATTGTAGCCTGTAAACTTCCAAGATGTTCATATTATGATCTGCTTTTCTAGGACTCTGATCATTGCAATTCTTGCAGGGATTTATCTAATAATCTGCTTTCTGGGGATATACCCTTCTCGGTCTCAAGGCTCAAAAAGCTCGAGTTACTGTGAGTTTTTTGTGCCTCTTATCATTTATGTGGTGCATTTTGCATGAAATGATCTTATCCGAATCAGCCTAATTAACTACTATATGCAGGAACTTGAAGATCAATCAATTGACAGGTCCCATCCCCTCAACTCTTACACAAATTCCAAACCTGAAAACTCTGTAAGAATTGTGCTGCTTCCTTTAAGCCATTAGTGTTTTGTAAACTTTGCTTTTGCTCAGCAGTTATGACCATTTTTAAGAAGTATTATTTTAGTAAGTGATTTATACTTCATGGCTAGCCATTATATATATTAAGTACTACCAGCTAATGGTATTATGGGTTTCAGTGATCTTGCGCGAAACCAGCTTATTGGTGAGATACCTAGGTTGATCTACTGGAATGAAGTTTTGCAGTATCTGTAGGTCTAccacttttcctttttcatagcATCTATTGAGAGGAATTGCtgtatctaaaatttttttacttgaCTCTTCTGCTCAGTGGTTTACGCGACAACTCATTAATTGGAACGCTCTCCCCTGATATGTGTCAATTAACTGGCCTGTGGTACTTGTATGTACTCCTGCAAGATACTCCATGTACTAGTCTCTGAAAAGTGTTACTTTTGAAGTGCATCTGGTTTCATGATAGCAAAATATTGTCTGTTGTTTCAGTGATGTAAGGGGTAACAATTTGACTGGAACCATTCCAGACAACATTGGTAACTGTACAAGCTTTCAGATCTTGTAGGTTTCTTCTCTTGAAAACTTTATGAAGAATTTGTATCTTGGTGGACATTTTGGCTGAAATTCATTATTCATGGTTTCAGAGATATCTCATATAATCAGATAACTGGGGGGATCCCTTACAATATTGGATTCCTACAAGTGGCTACTTTGTAAGTTCTGCTGCTGCTTGGTTGAATATCTTGTGCTTGAAAGAGAAGGGTTTACTCTAGTGATGAATCGTATATCTTGGACAGTTCAGTGACTTGTACTTGTCATCTACATCCTCTTAGTATTAAGCTCTTTCAATTGTTGACTTTAGTTTTGACATTGGCATATGTTTCTTATGGCTCATTTCAACAGGTCTCTGCAGGGAAATAAGCTAACCGGGAAGATTCCGGATGTAATTGGTTTGATGCAAGCCCTTGCTGTGTTGTAAGTATATACATCAATCAGCACATAAAGCTTGTCGTACATGTGAATTGACTTTGTAACATCACATTCAATACCTTTTGGAaaggaaaactttttttttttttttttttttttctaatttcttgTTTTACCATCTCTTTTCAGGGATTTGAGTGACAATGAACTAGTTGGATCAATCCCTCCCATTCTTGGGAATCTATCATACACTGGAAAGCTGTAAGTTCTAGGCTAAGTGAATCTTGTGGACTTAGTATGATTTACAAGTCCTAAAGCTCAAAGTACATGTTTGATGAGCCAGGTACCTTCACGGGAACAAGCTCACAGGGCCGATTCCACCACAGCTGGGCAATATGTCAAACCTCAGTTACTTGTTAGTTTTGTATCTCAAGGAATCTCAGGAATTTATAtctgtttgtttttgttttgttttgggggTGTGTTGGAGGACATCCATTTGTTATGCTTCAACTTCTAAGTGAGCTTTCCTGCAGGCAACTGAATGACAATCTTCTGATTGGTCAAATTCCAGCTGAACTTGGAAAACTGGGGCACCTTTTTGAACTGTGAGTTCCTCATGGGTCATGAATAATTTCAATGCATTCGCAGTTGTACTTTTGGCAGATTGATATATGATCCTTCTGCAGGAATCTTGCAAATAATCTTCTTGAAGGGTATATTCCTCGCAACATCAGCTCGTGTACAGCTTTGAATCAGTTGTAAGACGTCCTATTTCTTATTTAACATGTGAATTCCTGCCTTTGTGCATTTCACTTGTGTAATTTTGCTTTTGACTATTACCTAATTTATCTTCTGTCATATACTCTTAGCAATGTACACGGCAATCGCTTAAATGGATCCATTCCATTGGAATTTCAGAATTTGGAGAGCCTGACATATCTGTATGTTCTTTTtgagatttctttttttttttttaaacaacagTTCGTGCTTGCTCTTACGTCAACCTTGTAAACTCAATCTCCATTACTCTTAGGAATCTTTCATCTAACAAATTTAAGGGTCGCATACCATACGAGCTGGGTCATATAATCAATCTTGACACATTGTAAGTCCCAACTTTTCTTATGTAACCTTGCTCTTAGCAACTTCAAACTTTGACAAAGACTGTTCCCTTTCAGAGATCTCTCCAGTAATGATTTTTCTGGATTATTACCTGCTTCTGTTGGTGACCTGGAGCATCTTCTTATATTGTAAGACGTAATATCCTTGAAATGAAGATCACATGTTTGTCTGAACCTTGTGCAAGGATCTAACAAGTCTTACTGACTGGACAGGAATTTAAGTTACAATCGCCTTGATGGACCAATACCTGAAGAATTTGGCAACCTCAGAAGTATACAGACAATGTGAGTATCTAGTATTGTCCTTGTAGATTTTCAAGCCTTCCAAAAATGTGTTTTCCTCTTTTTGATGGTTGTATTTTTGTAGTGACATGTCTTGCAACAAATTATCTTGTCGCATGCCGAAAGAATTGGGCCAGTTGCAGAACCTCGAGTCACTGTGAGACAAAGTTTCTAACCTGTTTTCCTTGTCTTTGCTAATTCATATTCATTCATCTATCATTATCATGAATGATTTCTTAGTAAATATCATCATAATTGTTGTCTGCGTGTTATTGTTGCAGTATTCTGAATAATAATAATCTCAGTGGAGAAATTCCTGGTCAACTAACCAATTGTTTAAGCCTTGCCATATTGTGAGTCCATCCTGCctctgttttctttcatttgaaGCATCTGCAGTTACTGATAAATTTTTCCACAGGAATGTTTCTTATAACAACTTTACTGGGGTTATCCCTGTAGGCAGAAACTTCTCAAGGTTTCCACCTGACAGGTATGTGGCAAGCTGGGCTTCATATAGGTGTATACTTGTTTTCTTACCAAAAAGGAATATAGGTGATCATTTGACATTTATTCCTTTTTCGTTAAGTTTCATTGGAAATCCGCTGTTAAGAGGGAACTGGCTAGGTTCAGTAAGCAGTCCTGGTACTTCAAAATTCAAAGGTATGTTCCTCGGTTTTAAAGCCAGTTCAGAGTAACTTTTCTGCAGTGAAAAAGATGCCGGAGACATGGTACTCTGGTTGTAATATTGGTGCTTTTGGAGTGCAGCAATATTCTCCAGGACTGCTGTGGTTTGCTTAATACTAGGCTTCATGACCCTACTGTCCATGGTGATGGTTGCTGTTTATAAAACTAACCAACCAAGACAGTTTGTAAATGGATCTAAGAAGTGCATGCAAAGCGGTACATGACTTAATACTTCATGTTATTTTATAGTTTGGTTCGTCTCAAGGTTTTCATGCATTTCTCTTCTCAATTCAGGCCCCCCAAAACTCGTGGTTCTGCACATGGATTTGGCACTCCATACTTATGAAGATATTATGCTAAGCACTGAGAACTTAAGTGAGAAGTACATCATAGGATGCGGTGCTTCCAGCACAGTTTACAAATGCATACTGAAAGGTTCCCAAACAATTGCTGTTAAGCGACTTTATACTCAGTATCCACACAATTTGCGTGAGTTTGAAACTGAATTGGAGACTGTTGGTAGCATCAGGCACAGAAACCTTGTCAGCTTGCATGGTTATTCTCTCTCCCCCCTTGGGAACCTTCTATTCTATGACTATATGGAGAATGGTTCACTTTGGGATCTTCTTCACGGTTAGTGTCTTCTCAGTCTATTCATGCTATTTACTCCTTAATTTGGTTAAACTTGATCCTCAAATCAGGCCTTTTTAGGGCACTGGAATACAATATCTCCGCATCTATGAGGTGAAACAAAACTTGATTTGATATAGCGACTTGTATCTCCAGCAGGATTATATGACTAGGGCTAAAAGCAATCTTTAACTGTATAAGTGCAACAATTATTGTAGGGCCATCTAAGAAAGTAAAACTGGACTGGGAAACTCGACTGAAGGTTGCTGTTGGAGCAGCTCAAGGGCTTGCTTATCTTCACCATGGGTGCAATCCTAGAATTATCCACCGGGATGTGAAGTCGTCAAATATTTTGTTGGATGAAAATTTTGAGGCTCATCTCTCAGATTTTGGTATTGCAAAATCTATTTCTGCTGCCAAAACTCATGAATCAACCTATGTACTCGGTACTATAGGCTACATTGATCCAGAGTATGCAAGGACTTCTAGACTAACTGAAAAATCAGACGTGTACAGTTTTGGAGTGGTTCTGCTAGAGCTATTAACCGGAAAGAAGGCTGTAGACAACAACTCGAACCTGCATCAGATGGTAATTATCTGTAGCATTGCCAAATCTCTTATTTTCCGTGTTAAGAATGGATAAATATGGTTTTACATACATGAGATAGTAATGGAACTAGGCGACAGGATATGGCAGGCAGCCTTTTCAGTTTTTCATTTCTGGGAAAAACTTTTCTACAGAACCCCCACAACATCAAATGAGTCTCAATTATGAGACTCAATAAATTGTCCGGCTCCAATATTAGATAATTGATTTAATATTAGTGAGGGTCAGTACAGACTCCAGAGTACAGAGTTGTGTCGCATCATTGTGTGAAATAGATGCATGAACAAGGTAATTTTTCGGTTCATCAGTGTTCCTTGTTCGGGTATGAATGGCAGGATAATCTCGAGGTAATGAGCTCTCTCGTTGTCTTTTATTTCCATATTTTTCAGATTCTGCTGAAGGCTGATGACAACACGATTATGGAGGCTGTGGATCCTGAAGTGTCCGTTACATGCATGGATCTTGGCCATGTCAAGAAGGTTTTTCAGCTCGCTTTGTTGTGCACCAGACCACACCCTTCTGAGAGACCAACAATTCACGAAGTTGCTAGAGTACTTGTCTCATTGCTTCCACCCCCTCCAACAAAGCCAGCATTGGGTACCGCCAAGACTATTAACTACTCGCAGTTTGTGATTGCTAAGGAACAATCCCAACTTAAAACGATGCAGCCACAGGTCCGGGGAGACAACAACTCCTCTGATGCGgaatggtttgtgagattcggTGAAGTTGTATCAAAGAACACAATCTGACAATATTTCGAGTCTTTCCAAATCCATTGAAGGGAATGCGAGCTGGATATCAGGATCTCAACCCAAATTTTGCTTGTTATATGGTCTTCCTTTAAACTGAAGGTTGATGAAGTTCATAATGCCAGCATCTGTACTAGACATTTTCATCCTGGATCCCCTTTTTTGTGTAATATAATTACTTTACCGTTGTCTATGTTGCTGGTGTTTGGTTTTCGTTCTGTCCAGATTAAATTAAGCAGCATATTGGACAAGAAAAAAAACAGCAACTTCTTGTCCCCGTTCTgtaataaaactaaataaaagtGGCCAACAGAAAACTGCAGGTTGAGATGGCACATGGAATGCTAGACCCAGTAATGGGCCAAAACGAAACGGTGCAAGTCAATAATTTAAGCGCGGATGGCAGTTAatgtcacaaaaaaaaaaaaaaaggttaaatttAAAAAGGCGCAGGCATAGTCAAGGATTTCCTATTCTTTCCATGGGTGGTGTTGCCGCCTCAGATTTCGATGCCTCTAACTCAACTGCACCTCCGGCCGCAATAAGCGcaccgaaaaaaaaaagccagTTTTAAATTCTAATAATGACACTAAGTGGCACTCATCAATCGTCATTCCATTCTTTTTTTAGTTAATACTTACGGCACAACTGTGGATGCAGCGCAAAACCACAAAAAAGAAGAcatcttttatattttgttaaataaattttttagttctttattttttaaataataattttacgccCCTTATAAAATCAAGTAGATATTTTTGACTACTTTTTATCATGAATCTATCATGTGTAGGAACAAAAAGTTAGATCTcatttataattaaataaataattcgatTCATATCCATTTTTACATCTTAAAATTAGGATCTAACCTGAATCATATATATTTTACTCCCTAAAAACGTGGCATTTGATCCAatccatttttatttttgaactttttGTACTTAAAAATTATTGCATGTGAATCAAGTGTTGATTTCAGAATAAAAAGTGATAGAAAATTTATGTTAGGATCAAATTTTGCGAACTTGAATTTATAAAGGgcataaaattaatattttaaaactgAAAGATGAAAAAGTTCATTCaataaaatatgtaaatgaTGTTTCGAATAATTTTCTCAAAGAAAAAGTAGAGAGAGTAACAATTTAATATTCTCAAAGGGTGACAAGCAATACACCACTGCTTCTCTGCAACATAAATAAGGAATTGTAACAATTCCAATAGAGTGCTTCGTCCGGGGTGTGGGTAGGAATGTCACAAAAATCTCTGCCTTCCTTCTAAGCCGGGAGTCACCTTACGCTCTTCTTGGGACCTTGGAACAAAGTCTGAATTGCAAAGTCCCATCATTTCCGGCTAACGCAACCGAAAAATAGTTAGTGCTGTCTCCAAGCACAACCACGGACGACAATTTCAAGCCCCGTGTTGTTATTTCAGCGAATACCCAAGCTCCTCCTGAGAGAATTAGCAATTAAATTAGATGCGTCACGTCAAAAACTGCACAAGCTATCATGCATCGAAAAAAGCAACTTTTtatttactactttttcctagaGTCAAGGATCAACAACACAGGCAGGCAGTTAGATTAAACATTCAACGAAAATCGAAAGAACGCTTCAAACGGATAATTTAAGGGGACTCACAAAGCAATcagattcaatcaattaataacTGAATCGATCACTTATAGACCTTAAACCCAGAAACTAATGCCCACATGTGGACTCACCACCGGTGGAACTTTTTATTTACTACTTGCCAGCGTATTACAGTTCTCAAATCTTTGATCATATTGAGAAAGAAAACGAAGTTCACGCGGATGCGAAAGCGAGGAAAACTGAATTTATACTAGAAGAAAATCACAAAAGAGATCTAATTGTTGAGTTTGGCCTACAAAAGAGTATCCCCCGAGTGTTGGTAACCACAGAACACCGTGCTAGACATCACTCAGTGTTGAGTTTGTCCTTGTGATTTCCATATGACGCCTTCAAGGATTAGATCTTTAGAACTTTTACAATCCCACCAttcttctttcctctcttcatCGCTCCCTCTCTAGAGACTTGAAAACAGACAAGTTTCAGTCTTGTTGCTTCCTATCTCAGACcctgcccccccccccctccgCAAACTGCCTTCTCCCTCCCCGCATAGGAGGCGATTGGCAGGCTTCCAGCATCATCTT containing:
- the LOC113720342 gene encoding uncharacterized protein, with translation MKLHLFLQVATSAVYVLLLLPLPGAALSNEGRALMSIKASFSNVANVLLDWNDIHNEDFCTWRGVICGNLTMSVVALNLSNLDLGGEISMAVGDLRGLQSLDLQGNKLTGQIPDEIGNCISLILLDLSNNLLSGDIPFSVSRLKKLELLNLKINQLTGPIPSTLTQIPNLKTLDLARNQLIGEIPRLIYWNEVLQYLGLRDNSLIGTLSPDMCQLTGLWYFDVRGNNLTGTIPDNIGNCTSFQILDISYNQITGGIPYNIGFLQVATLSLQGNKLTGKIPDVIGLMQALAVLDLSDNELVGSIPPILGNLSYTGKLYLHGNKLTGPIPPQLGNMSNLSYLQLNDNLLIGQIPAELGKLGHLFELNLANNLLEGYIPRNISSCTALNQFNVHGNRLNGSIPLEFQNLESLTYLNLSSNKFKGRIPYELGHIINLDTLDLSSNDFSGLLPASVGDLEHLLILNLSYNRLDGPIPEEFGNLRSIQTIDMSCNKLSCRMPKELGQLQNLESLILNNNNLSGEIPGQLTNCLSLAILNVSYNNFTGVIPVGRNFSRFPPDSFIGNPLLRGNWLGSVSSPGTSKFKAIFSRTAVVCLILGFMTLLSMVMVAVYKTNQPRQFVNGSKKCMQSGPPKLVVLHMDLALHTYEDIMLSTENLSEKYIIGCGASSTVYKCILKGSQTIAVKRLYTQYPHNLREFETELETVGSIRHRNLVSLHGYSLSPLGNLLFYDYMENGSLWDLLHGPSKKVKLDWETRLKVAVGAAQGLAYLHHGCNPRIIHRDVKSSNILLDENFEAHLSDFGIAKSISAAKTHESTYVLGTIGYIDPEYARTSRLTEKSDVYSFGVVLLELLTGKKAVDNNSNLHQMILLKADDNTIMEAVDPEVSVTCMDLGHVKKVFQLALLCTRPHPSERPTIHEVARVLVSLLPPPPTKPALGTAKTINYSQFVIAKEQSQLKTMQPQVRGDNNSSDAEWFVRFGEVVSKNTI